The following are encoded in a window of Fischerella sp. PCC 9605 genomic DNA:
- a CDS encoding sugar transferase yields the protein MYQTPFITVVESPSSNANTWELQFTSHPSVRSKFKRCLDIVGSLVGLLILAILFVPIAIAIKIDSPGPIFFKQERYGLQGRPFYIRKFRSMVSNAEQIKYLVENEANGLIFKNKNDFRVTRVGRFLRSTSLDELPQFWNVLVGEMSLVGTRPPTADEVANYNQRHWLRLNVKPGLTGEWQVNGRSHVKDFEQIVDLDLQYQKKWHPMYDVLLVAKTFYILLGRVGAF from the coding sequence ATGTACCAAACACCATTCATAACCGTTGTTGAAAGTCCAAGCTCTAACGCTAACACTTGGGAATTACAATTTACCTCTCACCCTTCGGTCAGATCTAAATTTAAACGTTGTTTAGATATCGTGGGTAGTTTGGTTGGGCTATTGATATTGGCGATTCTGTTTGTACCGATCGCGATCGCCATCAAAATAGATAGTCCAGGCCCTATTTTTTTCAAACAAGAACGCTATGGGTTGCAAGGGCGTCCGTTTTATATCCGCAAATTCCGTTCAATGGTATCTAATGCCGAGCAGATAAAATACTTAGTAGAAAATGAAGCTAACGGACTAATATTTAAGAATAAAAATGACTTTCGAGTCACCAGGGTTGGGCGGTTTTTGCGAAGCACAAGTTTAGATGAACTACCACAGTTTTGGAACGTATTGGTAGGCGAAATGAGTTTAGTCGGAACACGTCCACCCACTGCGGATGAAGTAGCTAACTATAACCAGCGTCACTGGTTGCGTTTAAACGTAAAACCTGGTTTGACTGGTGAATGGCAAGTTAATGGTCGTTCCCACGTGAAAGATTTTGAACAAATTGTCGATTTAGATTTGCAGTATCAGAAGAAATGGCATCCAATGTATGACGTCTTACTAGTTGCCAAAACTTTCTACATCCTCTTGGGTAGAGTGGGAGCTTTCTAA